The Bacteroides fragilis NCTC 9343 genome includes the window AGGAGCAAAACATTTTTCTTCATTGGCCCGGTTCGATATACTTTGTGAATTCTGTGCAAAGTTATATAAAAATGGTTTCGTCTCTCGTTTTTATCTGCTATTTTTGTGGGAAAGTTTTAAATAGAAAAGATGAAAACCGTAAAACTGATTACTTGCGATGATGCCTTTCAAGCTCATATTATACAGGGAGCACTTGCTAATGAAGGTATTGATTCTCTATTACATAATGAAAATATGTCGACCTTGTTGCGGGGTTTTGTCCATGACATCTCAGGAGTGGATGTCTTGGTGGCGGATTGCGATTATGAAGCAGCCATGCAGTTGCTGAGGCAGAATCAGATGATACCCGAAGAACAGAAGTTTTGTCCTTTCTGCGGTTCGGACCGGATTAAGTTTGTTCTTAAAAAGGAGCATCGTGTGAGGGCTGTCAGCGCTGCCATTGTTTCTATGCTGGCTACTGTCCCGCCCGGAGGCAATCATTGGGAATATATCTGCGACCATTGTGGGAAAGCTTTCGAAAAGCCGGTTACGGAATTCAACCCTTCTGCTTTGGAAGAGAAAGATTGAAAAGACAAACTCTAAAAAACATAGATTAAAAATGAAAAGAAGAAATTTATTTTTGGCTTGTC containing:
- a CDS encoding putative signal transducing protein, whose amino-acid sequence is MKTVKLITCDDAFQAHIIQGALANEGIDSLLHNENMSTLLRGFVHDISGVDVLVADCDYEAAMQLLRQNQMIPEEQKFCPFCGSDRIKFVLKKEHRVRAVSAAIVSMLATVPPGGNHWEYICDHCGKAFEKPVTEFNPSALEEKD